In Luteitalea sp., one DNA window encodes the following:
- a CDS encoding ATP-binding cassette domain-containing protein: MPPSVGSGRARDTLRLVQIDQLSDRYPHELSGGEQQRVALARALVGSPRLLLLDEPLSSLDPELRAALRCELRDLQRRLDLTMIYVTHDREDATALADRVIEMRRGRVIAARVTGEGRS, encoded by the coding sequence GTGCCGCCATCGGTGGGCAGCGGGCGGGCTCGAGACACCTTACGGTTGGTACAAATCGATCAGCTCTCCGATCGCTATCCCCACGAGCTCTCTGGCGGTGAACAGCAACGAGTCGCGCTTGCTCGTGCACTGGTAGGGAGCCCCCGCTTGCTCCTGCTCGACGAGCCTCTTTCCAGTCTCGACCCCGAGCTGCGGGCGGCGCTCCGCTGTGAGCTACGCGACCTGCAGCGTCGTCTCGACCTGACCATGATCTACGTGACGCACGATCGCGAGGACGCGACCGCGCTCGCGGACCGTGTCATCGAGATGCGGCGTGGACGCGTCATCGCGGCAAGGGTGACCGGGGAGGGCCGCTCGTGA
- a CDS encoding response regulator, which produces MTSICGTARQRTWPVVATGRRSRLSTWTTSSGSTWIVLTAKDAIEDRVIGLDSGADDYLVKPFAFAELVARVRTLIRRGRPVETLRLRVADLEMDLLTRKAARSGDALELTVREFDLLEYLLRHEGEVVSREMLTREAWKEPSRGTPLDNVIDVHIARVRKKVDTEGRAKLIHTIRGVGFLVKAGEP; this is translated from the coding sequence ATCACCTCGATCTGTGGGACAGCACGGCAACGGACATGGCCAGTAGTCGCGACTGGGCGGAGGTCAAGGCTGTCTACGTGGACGACCAGCTCCGGCTCGACTTGGATCGTGCTCACGGCGAAAGATGCGATTGAGGACCGCGTCATCGGTCTCGATAGCGGCGCGGATGATTATCTCGTCAAGCCGTTTGCGTTCGCGGAGCTCGTCGCGCGCGTCCGGACGTTGATCCGACGCGGCCGGCCGGTCGAAACGCTCCGACTCAGGGTCGCTGATTTGGAGATGGACCTGCTCACCCGTAAAGCGGCCCGGAGCGGCGACGCCCTCGAGCTGACTGTCCGAGAGTTCGATCTCCTCGAGTATCTCCTGCGGCACGAAGGTGAGGTCGTATCGCGCGAGATGCTCACGCGCGAGGCCTGGAAGGAACCGTCCCGAGGCACGCCGCTCGACAACGTCATCGACGTGCACATCGCACGGGTGAGAAAGAAGGTCGATACCGAAGGACGTGCGAAGCTCATTCACACGATCCGAGGTGTCGGCTTCTTGGTAAAGGCGGGAGAGCCGTGA